A single genomic interval of Chloroflexota bacterium harbors:
- a CDS encoding peptide ABC transporter substrate-binding protein, which produces MRRFCLAALLLLLMTGCTQAGAPSRTQGTPSSSATSDTATDRTRTLVIAIRVEPISLAYKQQARGVTLTTTLRLFNANLVLFNQRGQPVPYLASQLPQLNTDTWQVSPDGHMETTYKLKPNLVWHDGEPLTADDFVFSWRAFTTSGLGTPNSPPDSLIDEVVAPDPLTVTVRWKRPYYDAGILSDQFPPLPKHILDSALQTSTPEVFAANSYWTQDYIGAGPFRLDRWEPGAFIEATAFNRHVLGAPKIGRVRIIFIGDPNTTLANLLAGEVQFSADDSIRFEQGLTLQREWGPTGGSVLVKPSLWRSSYVQFRPELLATPGLADRRVRKALALTMDKQGLNQALFEGQGIMSDVPFVPSTVDYFSAIEPMVTRYQYDLARAQSLLTDAGFARGADGVWASPSAGRLSFGLTTTSSSQNESELSILGASWRQAGFEVSESVLPVAQAQDGQARSSFPGLFTFSTPLGEDTLAAQTTIAMPRPENRWIGFNRGGWSSPQFDRIADEFNGTLDQQQRVKLIGEMLQIYTEEVPALPLYFNPIPVAHVAALHGPQTVAPESDIAWNVYEWELR; this is translated from the coding sequence GTGCGTCGATTTTGCCTTGCCGCGCTTCTACTTCTCCTCATGACCGGTTGCACGCAAGCGGGCGCTCCGTCCCGCACCCAGGGGACGCCGTCCAGCTCCGCTACTTCCGACACCGCGACCGACCGAACCCGAACCCTCGTCATCGCGATTCGCGTCGAGCCTATTTCGCTCGCCTACAAGCAGCAGGCGCGCGGCGTGACCCTCACGACGACGCTTCGCCTGTTCAACGCGAACCTGGTCCTGTTCAATCAGCGCGGACAGCCGGTGCCGTATTTGGCGTCGCAGCTGCCGCAGCTCAACACCGACACGTGGCAGGTGTCGCCTGACGGCCATATGGAGACGACCTACAAGCTCAAGCCCAATCTCGTGTGGCACGACGGCGAGCCGCTTACGGCGGACGACTTCGTGTTCTCGTGGCGCGCTTTTACAACATCCGGTCTCGGCACCCCGAACTCACCGCCCGACAGCCTCATCGACGAGGTGGTGGCTCCCGACCCTTTGACCGTAACCGTTCGGTGGAAGCGGCCATATTACGACGCGGGCATCTTGTCCGACCAGTTTCCGCCGCTACCCAAGCACATCCTCGACAGCGCCCTGCAAACATCCACACCCGAAGTTTTCGCCGCCAATTCCTACTGGACTCAGGACTACATCGGCGCGGGCCCGTTCCGCCTGGACCGATGGGAGCCCGGCGCGTTCATCGAGGCCACGGCCTTCAACCGTCACGTCCTCGGCGCGCCGAAGATTGGCCGCGTGCGGATCATCTTCATCGGCGACCCCAACACGACCCTGGCGAACCTGCTGGCCGGCGAGGTGCAGTTCTCGGCTGACGACTCGATCCGGTTCGAGCAGGGGCTGACCCTGCAGCGGGAGTGGGGCCCCACCGGCGGCAGCGTGCTCGTGAAACCGAGCCTGTGGCGCTCCAGCTACGTCCAGTTTCGCCCGGAGCTTCTGGCCACGCCCGGCTTGGCGGATCGTCGAGTTCGCAAGGCGTTGGCCCTGACGATGGACAAGCAGGGGCTCAATCAGGCCCTCTTCGAAGGCCAGGGGATCATGTCGGACGTCCCATTCGTTCCCAGCACGGTCGACTATTTCTCGGCCATCGAGCCAATGGTGACGCGGTACCAGTACGACCTGGCCCGAGCACAGTCGCTCCTCACCGACGCCGGCTTCGCGCGGGGCGCGGACGGCGTTTGGGCCAGCCCGAGCGCTGGGCGGCTCTCCTTCGGCCTCACCACCACGTCGTCGAGCCAGAACGAGTCCGAGCTTTCGATCCTGGGCGCGAGCTGGCGCCAAGCGGGTTTCGAGGTCAGCGAGTCCGTGCTCCCCGTGGCCCAGGCGCAGGACGGCCAGGCGCGATCGAGCTTCCCCGGCCTTTTCACCTTCAGCACGCCGCTCGGCGAGGACACCCTCGCCGCACAGACGACAATCGCCATGCCGCGGCCGGAGAACAGGTGGATCGGATTCAACCGAGGCGGATGGTCCAGTCCACAATTCGACCGGATCGCCGACGAATTCAACGGTACGCTCGACCAGCAGCAGCGGGTCAAGCTCATCGGGGAGATGCTCCAGATCTACACGGAGGAGGTGCCCGCGCTGCCGCTCTACTTCAACCCGATTCCGGTCGCGCACGTCGCGGCGCTCCACGGCCCGCAGACGGTCGCCCCGGAATCCGACATCGCATGGAACGTTTACGAGTGGGAGCTGCGGTAG